A genomic stretch from Antarcticibacterium flavum includes:
- a CDS encoding polysaccharide deacetylase family protein produces the protein MLLIYTPKVTSRIIYVFKHICTHILGLEIKFTTRIEEFIAHQGLKFSYGKKRLGNELFIQNVELLLEQGLSDPEIKVLPWEETKCFFAVSENSDLPFDIFAASFFMLSRYEEYLPHVKDDFGRFPASESLAYKGGFHKQPVVEIWTYKFKTLLETRFNNIAFRERAFHTKTIISVSHVFNFKNKGFLRSIAGTASDLFNLKFYRVTDRFKVLLRLRQDPYNVFDDLISYIKKYKLDIVFMFQLSDYNAYDKNINYNRLNYRSIIKYVADYSKVGLRLGYFAIAEQEVLKKEKKRLENIIHGPLQNVINTKYNLMLPIHYSYLTELEIPNDYSMGYPESIGFRAGSSEPFLFYDINMEVTTPLTIHPYVFHSQVCHNLEAGEVQSEIAGIIKKLKQVDGSFRGIFKNRDFSEYSNQSYYYALLKQVNEIK, from the coding sequence ATGCTATTGATCTATACACCCAAGGTAACTTCCCGAATCATTTATGTATTTAAACATATATGTACCCATATTCTTGGTCTTGAAATAAAATTCACCACCCGTATAGAAGAGTTTATTGCGCACCAGGGGTTGAAGTTTTCCTATGGGAAAAAACGACTTGGGAATGAACTTTTTATTCAGAATGTGGAATTATTACTTGAACAGGGTCTAAGTGATCCCGAAATTAAAGTCCTGCCATGGGAAGAGACAAAATGTTTTTTTGCAGTGTCTGAAAATAGTGACCTGCCATTTGATATTTTCGCGGCTTCATTTTTTATGTTATCAAGATATGAAGAATACCTGCCTCACGTAAAGGATGATTTTGGAAGATTCCCTGCTTCAGAAAGTCTTGCGTACAAAGGAGGTTTTCATAAACAGCCGGTAGTTGAAATTTGGACCTATAAATTCAAAACACTTCTAGAAACCAGATTCAATAACATCGCCTTCAGGGAAAGGGCATTTCATACTAAAACAATAATTTCTGTAAGCCATGTCTTTAATTTTAAGAATAAGGGGTTCCTTCGCAGTATAGCAGGTACAGCATCAGACCTGTTCAACCTAAAATTCTATAGGGTTACAGACAGGTTTAAGGTGCTTCTTCGATTAAGACAGGATCCCTATAATGTTTTTGATGACCTTATAAGCTACATTAAAAAATATAAATTGGATATTGTTTTTATGTTCCAGTTGAGCGATTACAATGCTTATGATAAAAACATTAATTATAACAGGCTTAATTACCGCTCTATAATAAAATATGTGGCAGACTATTCTAAAGTCGGCCTTAGACTTGGGTATTTTGCAATAGCTGAACAGGAGGTGCTAAAAAAAGAGAAAAAAAGACTTGAAAATATTATTCACGGCCCCCTTCAAAATGTGATTAATACCAAGTATAATCTTATGTTGCCCATTCATTACAGTTACCTTACCGAACTGGAAATTCCCAATGACTATTCCATGGGTTATCCGGAATCTATAGGCTTTCGGGCAGGCAGTAGTGAGCCTTTCCTGTTTTATGATATCAATATGGAGGTGACTACACCACTCACTATTCATCCCTATGTTTTTCACTCACAGGTTTGTCACAATCTTGAAGCCGGAGAAGTGCAAAGTGAAATCGCAGGAATTATCAAAAAGCTTAAACAAGTGGATGGGAGCTTTCGGGGGATCTTTAAAAAC